CATGCAAGAGCCAGTGCAAATGCAACGAGATCCTGCCGCCTTTTTCGCAGATCCTGCGCTTCCCAGATACACGCCTATGCATATCATAcacctatctatctatctatctatctatctatctatctatctatctatctatctatctatctatctatctatctatctatctatctatctatctatctatctatctatctatctatctgtctatctgtctatctgtctatctgtctatctgtctatctgtctatcgGTCTATCTCTATCGATCTGTATCTCTCTGTATTtatctatatctgtctacatctatctatacacatatacgtGAACacgtatatgtgtatacatacCCAGACGTCAGTGTGTAGATAAATCTTGCATGTATTTtgtgcgcgtgcgcgtctgctttCCGCTTTGCGCTGCGCGGGTGCGAATGCGTCAttgagcggcgaggcgctcacGTGCCCGCTTTCTTTGCAGGCGCTACTTGCTGAAGGATTTTTCGATGAACctgagcggcgacgcgcacctCTCGCCTTGCGAGCCCTCGCCCAGCGCGTGGCTCGCGCAGCGGGTCGAGTCTTTcccgacgccgcagaaggccCCCGAAGCCTGGCTGAGCTCCGAGGCGTACAGCTGGAACTTCTTCCACGTCGACATCGAGAAGGAGCAAGGCTGCTTCTCAAACTTCCTCTTCCTGGCGCAAAAGACGACGAACTAAAGCCGCGAGAGACCCCTTTTCGTCGCCTTACACTccatatattcatatatctTGTATATGTAGTTGTATATATTTCAGCTGGTATACATgtttttatatatgtatgtatatatgtacttgTGTTGCAACTACGTCGGCGTGCATAAGtctatctgtatatatatatatatatatatataagcacGCATGTGTGTAGGTACATTGTATGTGAGTGAGCGTGTCTACATgctttgcatgcgcagcgtgTAGCGGCGGAGCGTCTCCGGGAGGCTGTCGAGGCTGCTGTTTTCGTTCAGGGAATGCCATCGATTTTTGAAGTCGTCGGCGTGCTGAATGGGCGATATCGGAGGCGCACGGCCTCTCCCTTGTTTGTTTTTCAGGTTTCTACTCCGCTGTCTAACTCGTGGAGGCGTTTGAGGCTACCGAGGAAGGGCGGTATCAGCGTTCTGTTCGTGTGGTGGTCTCTGTGAACATCGAAACGCGAACGACTTTTTTCAGCTTTAAAGCTGTGTTTGTCAGCGGAACCGCTTTCTTAAGGTTTCCTCTAAGGATGACATTCCGACATTGCATCGGGTGCTTTGGTCCATTCTCTCGTTCGAATGCGCACAGCAGGCGAGAGCTCCGCTGCGCGTTCAGTTCGCTAAACGCCATCAAGAACTGCGTCACACATGAACTCTGTGCGCAACCACAAGCCCCGGTCACACCCATTTCATATTTAGTATATTATTGTACATACTTATTTCTGTATAATTGCTTATTTATACACACTTCAAATTGTGAGGACGCATCCACCTGCGAGGTAGGCGTACGGTAGGCTCGCCCCCCAGTTAACAAGAAAGCAGCGGACGATGCAACATGAGATatcgccgctctcctcgcttaTGGACACACGCGCCTCTatcctatatatatatatatatatatatatatatatatatatatatgcgtacgTCTGTGACGATTCGGACTACTTGAGCGTTCGCCAGCTGACGGGAGTGTAAGCAAGCATTCCGTACATGCGTGAGAAGACGAGTTTGTGTACTAGCACGTCGCGactccttttctctcgagAGAAATGCAGCCTGTTAGCCCTGCTAcccttttcctcttttttcctcttcttcgcgcgaaATCGGCAGATCATGTGCGCCTGCCCCTGTGTGGGTGTCGCGGAAAGCACGAAGAAATCCTGAATTTGATGCTGGATTTCCGTAGAAAACAAGAATGCCAGTCAAAGAAACGAGAGACCTtcccctgcatgcgcgcgaccGGGTGAGCTCCGAGAGCGCCACTGTGAAAGGCAAGAGGaccaaaaaaaaaaaaatcgcctcgagccgcgacgtgcctttcctctctctcttcccgtGCGCAGACACAAAAACTGCGTGCGCGACTCAAACGCGAAGGAAAGACAACCGTGCGAATCCATACACTGTCTCTCGCATGCACACGTGCGCCCGCGCATGCCTATGCTCCATCATGTGCGTGCCTAGAAACGAGCCTAGGACCTGCGagacgaaaaagacgaaGAGTAAAAATATCCATAAATTCCAGCAGGGTAGCGACACCTGAGCATCGTACGCTGCAGACACGTCTCCTGcttccgctgcttcgccaAACGCCGAGAGGCTCCAGGGTCGCCCTTTTTGCTCCTTTcgctttcgctctcttcctcctAGCGCCGAAAAACAGCGGAGATATGACAACGGCTGTAgacacgcggcgcggacgcctctccgccgcactactctcctccttcttccaTCCACAGACTCGCTACGCGGTTTGCTTCGAAAAACACAGCTTGGAATCGGCGACGCCAGACACACACCTGCATGCTTACACTCAAATCCTTCGAAAAATCGCCACCTCCTCCGCTGCACTCTCACACactacataaatatatataatgtaaatacacatacatatatgagCACATGAGTCCCAAGCCCTCGCACCCGCATCCTCAAAAGCACGTTTCGGGATGACAGATGATTCGACGTGCACGCGTGAAGGCAGGCGCTCTTTCCCTCTCGTGTGGCTGCTGAACGGCTGACTCCCAAAAAAATTGAAGACCCAGGGATCGTCAGCGCCTCAGCGGGAGAGCCGGAGCACCTTCTGCATCGCGACTGATGATTTCTTCGCTTCCATCATCACCCTTGTTCTTCATTTCCGGCGGAGACAAAACCGACCTTCTCCCGAAATTTCCTTCTGCGGTGATTCGCTCTCTCGCTAATCGTCGCCAAACTCCAACCTAAAACAATTTCCCTCGGCCTCTCCCGCGTAGCTCTGTGGGCATCTCGCCTTGCCATTTCTGCCTTCGTGCCCTCTCCGACCTGTTGGCAGTGAATTCACCTTGACGACCCGCCCCTCGCAGATGGATCAAGAACTCAACCGAGGGGCTCCAGAAGGCTGCAAAAGAAAGGCCTCCTGCGTTCCAAGAGCCCGTCCCGCCCCCCCTTGGCGCActggccgcgcccgccgcgctaGATCTTTTGCACTTTGTCGGCGACTACGCGATTGTTGTGTTTCCGCAGCTGTTCGCGCTCAAAAGTCTTGTAGTCAAACTGACAGTTGTGCCGGTCCTCGTACCGATGCTCCCCGCAGTAGTAGTAGCCGCAGCGACACTGAAATCCGAGCAAACCGACTTTTCTGTTGCACAGCCAGCACCGATTCGTCTTGACCTGAAAACCCGCCACACACAGCGCCTTTTAAATAAACGAAAACTCACCAACCATCGACGGCAAGCAAAAAACGCTAAAGCTCCCATCGCTGAACAGCGCTATCTCCTCATAGATATATGCTTATACAACTCGTGTGACAGCGCATccagcgagctgcgcgctTGGAAGATACGCTTGCCTAGCGACACGCGGCAACCGACACAGCTACGCGCTCATGTTTCTGGGTCCTGGAGCTGCTGTTGGAAGCGGTTCACAGAACTTCGGGGTACCCCCAACCGTCTCACCGTCCCGCTAGTATTCCTTTATTTCCGTACCTGCTTGGGTTTCTCATcggccggcgcagctgcgccgtctTTCGtaggctccgccgcctctgtcttcGCATCTGCCGAACTGTTTTTCACTTgggcctctgcggaggacgcggtcGACGACGCCAACTTGGCCTCTTCAGCTGTGtgtccgccggcgtcgccggcgaccAGTGTACTTACACCCGGTGAACTGCTGTCGAGAGGTGAAGTCGCTGAGGGCGGCGTTGAGGAGCTGGCGACGGGTGCTTCACCGGGTGGCGACGCGGACTCcacagacgacggcggcgcgcactcCGATGAAGGGAGAGGAGCCTGCGagggggcctgcggcggcgcagtggGGGCAGCCGACGCGGCTTCTGTCTTCAGGAACTCGACGTAGCATTTGGAGCACAAGTTCCGGTTCGCGGGGTTGCCATAAAACCCGCAGTTGTTCGcgcacagaggcgcggcagactGAACAGACACAGAAGTACAGAAGGGCGGAAAACTGTCCTGCGAAGCTGCGTGAAATCCCACGCGACAAACCGAAGACGCTCGCCGAGCCGCGGTCGTATGCTCAGCACACCTACGAAGGTCTATCGCTGCACAATCAAGCCCGAAAGAACACGTGGAAATCCATGTTGAACCGACGCGCACAAACACCTCACGAATCTCAACAACACACACACTCATAAGACCCTCCACTATGGATTACACACGTGCGTATGAACAGAAATATACAcaaatagatatatatgtacacagagacgtatatatatgccacaaaaaacaaaaacacATACATAATATAcccaacatatatatatatatatacaacgTAGCTGACACAGCTGGGGGCGGGAGCCGTCGATTCTCGTGAACTCAGCAGCACCCGTACGGAGTGAGTGCATACGCCGCAGCAGTCTCGCTGAATCGACAGAGGCTGATAACATGCGTATAGCGTTACGTGATTATCTCGTTTTCAAACGGACGGAAGTGTGTTGGTACAGT
This portion of the Besnoitia besnoiti strain Bb-Ger1 chromosome VII, whole genome shotgun sequence genome encodes:
- a CDS encoding AN1 family Zinc finger domain-containing protein (encoded by transcript BESB_080130), whose amino-acid sequence is MSSEQNERPSAAPLCANNCGFYGNPANRNLCSKCYVEFLKTEAASAAPTAPPQAPSQAPLPSSECAPPSSVESASPPGEAPVASSSTPPSATSPLDSSSPGVSTLVAGDAGGHTAEEAKLASSTASSAEAQVKNSSADAKTEAAEPTKDGAAAPADEKPKQVKTNRCWLCNRKVGLLGFQCRCGYYYCGEHRYEDRHNCQFDYKTFEREQLRKHNNRVVADKVQKI